The proteins below come from a single Chryseobacterium bernardetii genomic window:
- a CDS encoding NAD(P)H-dependent oxidoreductase: MSLIEDLNWRHAVKAYDPSKKVSNEDLNTILEAARLAPTSSGLQPFRIIVVENQELKDKMVAGALNPEVMRDSSHVLVFAAWDSYSNEKIDKVYDYHTDVRDLPRGRFGSYTDKIKEMYGAQTPEQHFAHTARQTYIALGIALAQAAELKIDSTPAEGFSNELVDEILGLKELGLKSVSLLYLGYRDEANDWLSSMKKVRIPMDEFIIKK; encoded by the coding sequence ATGTCATTAATAGAAGACCTTAACTGGAGACACGCTGTAAAAGCTTATGACCCATCTAAAAAAGTATCTAACGAAGATTTAAATACCATTCTGGAAGCAGCAAGACTTGCTCCTACTTCATCCGGTTTACAGCCTTTCCGTATTATTGTTGTGGAAAATCAGGAATTAAAAGATAAAATGGTTGCCGGAGCTCTGAACCCTGAAGTAATGAGAGATTCTTCTCATGTTTTAGTTTTTGCTGCATGGGACAGCTACTCCAATGAAAAAATTGACAAAGTATATGATTACCATACGGATGTAAGGGATCTTCCAAGAGGACGTTTTGGAAGCTATACAGATAAAATTAAAGAGATGTATGGTGCCCAAACTCCTGAACAGCACTTTGCACACACTGCCCGCCAGACATATATTGCCTTAGGAATTGCTCTCGCTCAGGCTGCCGAACTTAAAATTGACAGTACTCCAGCAGAAGGATTCAGCAATGAACTTGTGGATGAAATACTGGGATTAAAAGAATTAGGCTTGAAAAGTGTGAGTTTATTATACCTTGGATACCGCGATGAAGCCAATGACTGGTTATCTTCTATGAAGAAAGTCCGTATTCCAATGGATGAGTTTATCATTAAAAAGTAA
- a CDS encoding SDR family oxidoreductase, which translates to MQRFKDKTAVITGGTNGMGLATAQKFIEEGGRVIITGRSEQTVNNALEELGGNAFGIISDAGNMKDLLGLQEEVRKYTDQIDVIFANAGYGKFAPVENVDENHFDELFNVLAKGSFFTVQQLLPLMKAGSSVIFNTSIATEIAMNSFSVYSAAKSAVQSFIKTFAVELTERGIRVNGVSPGHIKTNIFNNTGLAPEQIEVAVQDIIPTIPFKRQGNPEEIASVVLFLASEEASYIHGAEVKVDAGISVIR; encoded by the coding sequence ATGCAGAGATTTAAAGACAAAACAGCAGTTATTACAGGTGGAACTAACGGAATGGGTTTAGCTACCGCTCAGAAATTTATAGAAGAAGGTGGCCGTGTTATTATTACCGGCAGAAGTGAACAAACAGTTAATAATGCTTTGGAAGAATTAGGGGGGAACGCTTTTGGAATTATTTCTGATGCAGGGAATATGAAGGACTTATTGGGTTTACAAGAAGAGGTAAGAAAATATACTGATCAAATTGATGTTATTTTCGCCAATGCAGGCTATGGTAAATTTGCTCCTGTTGAAAACGTTGATGAGAACCATTTTGATGAACTCTTTAATGTATTGGCAAAAGGTTCTTTTTTTACCGTTCAGCAGTTATTACCATTAATGAAAGCAGGAAGCTCAGTTATTTTTAATACTTCTATTGCTACAGAGATTGCTATGAATAGTTTTTCAGTATATTCAGCAGCTAAATCTGCGGTGCAGTCATTCATTAAAACATTTGCAGTAGAACTTACAGAGCGGGGAATCCGTGTGAACGGAGTAAGCCCGGGACATATCAAGACCAATATTTTTAACAATACAGGGCTTGCTCCTGAGCAGATTGAAGTGGCGGTTCAGGATATTATTCCTACAATACCTTTTAAAAGGCAGGGGAATCCTGAGGAAATTGCCAGTGTAGTTCTATTTCTTGCTTCAGAAGAAGCATCCTATATTCATGGTGCGGAAGTGAAGGTGGATGCCGGAATATCTGTTATAAGATAA
- a CDS encoding protein-glutamine glutaminase has translation MKKFLLSMMVFISVLSINSCSDSNANQETVNPQSKEIAMKEFGRTVPVGINKEGTSYKVSFILSAQPYEIKDTKENEAYISMISEAVKNESPVHIFLKANSNEIAKVDSPTLEDIRFFKSSLTKEIKTEDGANRKLASVIPDLATLNSLFTQIKNQSCGTSTASSPCITFRYPVDGCYARAHKMRQILNNAGYECEKQFVYGNLRASTGTCCVSWVYHVAVLVSFKNASGIVEKRIIDPSLNSTGPITDTAWRAACTNSTCGSTSVSSYANTAGNVYYRSPSGSLLYDNNLVNTNCTLTAFSALSGCSAPVPSTAHCGF, from the coding sequence ATGAAAAAATTTTTGCTATCCATGATGGTATTTATATCAGTACTGTCCATCAACTCCTGTTCAGATTCCAACGCGAATCAGGAAACCGTAAATCCGCAATCCAAAGAAATTGCTATGAAAGAGTTCGGAAGAACTGTTCCGGTAGGAATCAATAAAGAAGGAACAAGCTATAAAGTTTCCTTTATCCTTTCCGCACAGCCTTACGAAATTAAAGACACTAAGGAAAACGAAGCTTACATTTCCATGATCAGTGAGGCCGTGAAAAATGAATCTCCGGTTCATATTTTTCTTAAAGCTAACTCCAATGAAATTGCTAAAGTAGACAGCCCTACACTGGAAGACATCCGTTTCTTTAAATCTTCTTTAACCAAAGAAATAAAAACAGAAGATGGGGCAAACAGAAAATTGGCCAGTGTTATACCGGATTTGGCTACTTTAAACAGTTTATTTACTCAAATCAAAAACCAGTCTTGCGGAACTTCTACAGCTTCTTCTCCATGCATCACATTCAGATACCCTGTAGACGGGTGCTATGCAAGAGCTCACAAAATGAGACAGATCTTAAACAATGCCGGATATGAGTGTGAAAAGCAATTTGTATATGGTAATTTAAGAGCTTCTACCGGTACCTGCTGTGTGTCATGGGTATATCATGTTGCCGTATTGGTAAGCTTTAAAAATGCTTCAGGTATTGTTGAAAAAAGAATTATTGACCCTTCTCTCAATTCAACAGGTCCTATCACCGATACTGCATGGAGAGCTGCCTGTACCAATTCTACCTGTGGTTCTACTTCTGTTTCTTCTTATGCCAATACGGCAGGGAATGTTTATTACAGAAGTCCATCGGGATCTTTACTATATGATAACAATCTGGTAAATACCAATTGTACTTTAACGGCATTCTCAGCTCTTTCAGGCTGTTCTGCTCCGGTACCTAGTACTGCACATTGTGGATTCTAA
- a CDS encoding helix-turn-helix domain-containing protein — translation MYRKEKFSVAFKLECINLHKNSHRSIGSIATEKGFNESNLRKWMGFYNKYGISGLQPRRNKIYSVNFKVKVLKTIEIEHISQREACIRFDIAAQSTVLNWQRDYEKSGILGLKNKPKGRPCIMSDYKRKKRKSDKPLTREEELLLENERLRAEIDFLKKLDALTLKKNKQRPSKD, via the coding sequence ATGTATAGAAAAGAAAAATTTAGCGTTGCTTTCAAATTAGAATGTATTAACCTCCACAAAAATTCTCATCGTTCAATTGGATCTATAGCAACAGAGAAAGGATTTAACGAAAGTAATCTACGCAAGTGGATGGGCTTTTATAATAAGTACGGAATCTCGGGTTTACAACCAAGAAGAAATAAGATCTATTCTGTGAATTTCAAGGTTAAAGTTTTAAAAACTATCGAAATAGAACATATCTCACAAAGAGAAGCATGTATCCGATTTGATATCGCAGCTCAATCTACCGTGCTGAATTGGCAAAGGGATTACGAAAAAAGTGGTATTTTAGGATTAAAGAATAAACCTAAAGGAAGGCCCTGTATTATGAGTGATTACAAGCGTAAAAAAAGAAAGTCTGATAAGCCATTGACCAGAGAAGAAGAACTTTTATTGGAAAACGAAAGATTGCGAGCTGAAATTGATTTTCTAAAAAAGTTAGACGCCTTAACTCTCAAAAAGAACAAGCAGAGGCCATCGAAGGATTAA
- a CDS encoding IS3 family transposase, which yields MEGLRRKYNLSLLLDCTGMARSSFYYHQKALNKKDKYGKVKTLIKQIYHRHKGRFGYRRITLMMKQQGIVINHKTVLRLMKALGLKSIIRVKKYRSYRGEQGRIAPNILERNFKADQPNRKWATDVTEFNVSGSKLYLSPIIDLYNGEIISYDLSERPVFAQVMNMLKKGFRKIKNTENLIIHSDQGWQYQMKTYQHMLKEKGIIQSMSRKGNCLDNAVIENFFGTLKSEMFYIKKFKTIDELKKEIKKYINYYNNDRIRLNLKGKSPVQYRTLSYNNIV from the coding sequence ATCGAAGGATTAAGGCGAAAATATAATCTGTCGCTCCTGCTGGATTGTACAGGTATGGCCAGAAGTAGTTTCTATTACCATCAGAAAGCTCTTAATAAAAAGGATAAGTATGGAAAAGTAAAAACTTTGATCAAACAGATTTATCATAGGCATAAAGGTCGATTTGGATACCGTCGTATTACTTTGATGATGAAACAGCAAGGAATTGTAATTAATCATAAAACGGTCTTAAGACTAATGAAGGCACTGGGATTGAAAAGTATCATTAGGGTTAAGAAATACAGATCTTACCGGGGAGAGCAAGGCAGGATAGCACCAAATATTCTGGAGAGGAACTTTAAGGCAGATCAGCCAAACAGAAAATGGGCCACTGATGTGACAGAGTTTAACGTATCAGGCAGTAAATTGTATCTTTCGCCGATAATTGACCTTTACAATGGCGAGATTATCAGTTATGATCTCTCGGAAAGGCCTGTCTTTGCGCAGGTTATGAATATGCTCAAAAAAGGGTTTAGAAAGATTAAGAATACTGAAAACCTCATTATCCACTCTGATCAAGGCTGGCAATATCAAATGAAAACCTATCAGCACATGTTAAAAGAAAAAGGCATTATCCAAAGTATGTCCCGCAAAGGAAACTGCCTTGATAATGCGGTAATAGAAAACTTCTTTGGAACTTTAAAATCTGAAATGTTCTATATTAAGAAATTTAAAACCATTGATGAACTCAAAAAAGAAATAAAGAAGTATATCAATTACTATAATAACGACAGAATAAGACTTAATCTAAAAGGAAAGAGTCCGGTACAGTACCGAACTCTTTCATATAATAATATTGTTTAA
- the lipB gene encoding lipoyl(octanoyl) transferase LipB: MNTNQNKAVEFEDLGIKEYQPAWDYQEKLMKDIIDTKIKNRDLPAEQHITTPNHLLFVEHPHVYTLGKSGHEENLLAGMDKLKEIEATYVKTNRGGDITYHGYGQIVGYPVLDLENFFTDIHLYMRNLEEVIIRTIGEYGLKGERSQGETGVWLDVGKPYARKICAMGVKASRWVTLHGFALNVNTDMRYFEYIIPCGIKDKQVTSLKRELERELTPEEMEEVKAKIRKHFADVFQAELIYK, from the coding sequence ATGAATACAAATCAAAATAAAGCAGTAGAATTTGAAGATTTAGGAATTAAGGAATATCAGCCCGCATGGGATTATCAGGAGAAACTGATGAAGGATATTATTGATACTAAAATCAAGAATCGCGACCTGCCTGCAGAACAGCATATCACTACCCCGAACCATCTTCTTTTTGTAGAACATCCTCATGTATACACACTGGGAAAAAGCGGGCACGAAGAAAATTTGCTTGCAGGAATGGATAAACTGAAGGAAATTGAAGCTACCTATGTAAAAACCAATCGTGGTGGAGATATTACTTACCATGGTTATGGCCAGATTGTAGGTTATCCTGTTCTTGACCTTGAGAATTTTTTTACAGATATTCATTTATATATGAGAAATCTTGAAGAAGTGATTATCAGAACCATTGGTGAATATGGATTGAAAGGAGAACGTTCCCAGGGAGAAACAGGTGTCTGGCTGGATGTTGGAAAACCTTATGCCAGAAAGATCTGTGCTATGGGAGTAAAAGCTTCCCGATGGGTAACCTTACACGGTTTTGCATTGAATGTGAATACCGATATGCGTTACTTTGAATATATTATTCCGTGCGGAATTAAAGACAAACAGGTTACTTCTTTAAAAAGAGAACTTGAGAGAGAGCTCACTCCGGAAGAAATGGAAGAGGTAAAAGCAAAGATCAGAAAACATTTCGCTGATGTATTTCAGGCCGAACTGATTTACAAATAA
- the trpA gene encoding tryptophan synthase subunit alpha, whose protein sequence is MKKLNIYFTAGIPELESTTDIIQLIQDSGADMIEIGMPYSDPVADGPVIQKAHELALQNGMTIEKLFSQLKTIKDEIKIPVILMGYINPVLSFGFEKFCKECSESGVSGLILPDLPPIEFEKNYQHILKKYNLNFTFLVTPETSDERIQYLDSLSSGFLYAVSSSSTTGNENTVIKNENYLTRLADLPLKNPVMIGFGIKSKQDFENVTEKADGGIIGTAFVNVLLQDKDWKKNAIDFIHSIKA, encoded by the coding sequence ATGAAAAAACTAAATATATACTTCACCGCAGGAATTCCGGAACTGGAAAGCACTACAGACATTATACAACTGATTCAGGACTCCGGAGCAGACATGATTGAAATCGGGATGCCTTATTCTGATCCCGTAGCAGACGGTCCTGTGATTCAAAAAGCCCATGAACTGGCTCTCCAAAACGGAATGACTATTGAAAAGCTTTTTTCTCAGTTAAAAACAATAAAAGATGAAATAAAAATTCCGGTCATTTTAATGGGTTATATTAATCCCGTATTAAGCTTTGGCTTTGAAAAATTCTGTAAGGAATGCTCAGAAAGTGGAGTTTCAGGACTTATTCTTCCTGACCTTCCTCCTATTGAATTTGAAAAAAATTATCAGCATATTTTAAAAAAATATAATCTCAATTTTACATTTCTGGTAACTCCGGAAACTTCGGATGAAAGAATACAGTACCTGGATTCATTAAGTTCCGGATTTCTGTATGCCGTAAGCTCTTCATCCACTACCGGAAACGAAAATACAGTTATAAAGAATGAAAACTACCTGACAAGACTGGCTGATCTTCCTCTTAAAAACCCAGTAATGATCGGATTCGGAATAAAATCAAAACAGGATTTTGAAAATGTGACTGAAAAAGCTGATGGCGGAATCATCGGAACAGCCTTTGTGAATGTTTTGCTTCAGGATAAAGATTGGAAGAAAAATGCCATAGATTTTATCCATTCCATAAAAGCTTAA